The stretch of DNA CAGATTTTCTTGGCAGATTCACATGTCGAGACATGATTATACTTGTCTGGTCCAATACCACAGACAAGTATCTTTTTTGCCTCGAAGTTCTTCTCATTAAATTTCCAGTCTGCATTATTGTTTTCTTTTGTAGTTTGTGGAACAGTTCTTGTTCCTTCTCCAACAGTTTTCAAAAGGACAAAGGGACCATCACAAATCACGTCCCAAAGCTTAGAGTTTTTAGTTATAATATAGTCATGCATTCTAGTTTCCCCCCATTCATAATAGTTTCTATTGAATCTTGGAGGTCTTGTGGTTGATTGTCCTTCCTCGAGGTTTGGTGGAGTTGCCATGATGAAGATCCCTTCTAGGTGTTAACTATTTAGAAagaacttgctctgataccaattgttagaaACCAGGAGTCCACTAAACAGTATAGAGAACTAGGTTCTTTATATCTTCCCACAGTAAATAGATAGATAGTAAAAGACACACGATATTTACGTGAAAAACTTCTTGCTCAAGGAATTAAAAATGATGACCTACCCTAGTAGGATTCCAACTCCAATAAACTGAGCAACTTTAGATTGCAACCTATTGAAATCTAGGAATTAAACCTTTAATCCCTCACCCATTACAATAACTCTATTGCAAGCTCTTTGAAACAATTCTATTATAAAGCAAACACACTTTCACTAACTCTAGTCAATAAAACCAAAACAACAATTGTTGAATATTGTCCTACAAATATACTTCTCGAAAGTGGTGTAGGAATACAAGTAAAGAACAAAATATAAAGACACAACAAACTTAAGGACTTAAGACATCTTCAATTTTGGGATATAGTCCTTGTGTTTGTAGCATCTTTGTTCTTGAATGCACCTGGAGAACAATGGCGGCTAGCACTTGAGAGAATGTGTTTTTCAGATTTGCAAGTGTTAGATCAAACCTTTTATCATGttctatatatatgagagagaatGTGAGAATAAATAGGGACAATACATCTTTTGGTTTGGCCTCTAACATCAGCAACTGTGCTGCTGCACTGCTGCCAGTTGGTACAGTGAGACAACTTTTACAACTGTAGAGTTGACTATACGACGACTGAGGAACTAATAACATCTGGTCCCTTATATGGTTCCTTGAGAACATTTGGCCATGCATCAAAACATGAAGAAACATATCGCAATAAGCCCAAAGGAATTGATCACTTTTGGTTCCTATCTGGTTCTTGAAGAAAGTTTAGCAAATCATCAAAACCCACAATAGCATAACTTATCGTGTTCCTTCTTAAAAAGTCGTCATCCTCTTTATCTACATTAGGAATTTTCGTATAAATTCTTTTTTACTTTGTCACAAATTATTTTTGCAATGATCTTATATCCGTCGAGATAAAAGAAAAGAtgttaaagaatttaattaaaatttaGGATTGAAGTAGCACTAATAGAATTCTTTTAAATACAAAACCACTTGAACAATAATACTGCAAAATTGAATGAATTGGTTTCCAATTCTAATTCTAATTCATTCTCTTGGAATAAATAAAATGTTCCTTCACATAATAATAAGTAAATAGTTTGAGTTAAGGTTACGAGGATTTCAGTGGAGTCATGTTTCTTCCATTATTGAGTTAGACAAATAAAATTAACATTAATTATTTTAGGAATTTACACTATTTTCTTTAACCTTTATTTATAACTCAAGATACATATgttaataatatttatgtaattttttattttttttactcatGAACATAAGATACACATGCAACATGCGTACTATAGAGTAGTCTATTtaaaaagaatgacatatttatttatttaaaaatagttTATTTTAAAGTTCCTATTTTaaccttaatgagaaacttttataaccaaaCAGATGTTATGGCATGTATACAATCACAAGTATCAAATGTCTTATAGGCATATGTAACGAttcaaccggttattttgagtattttagccttgttcccctatttattgcctcctctatgttatattgtagttatgtgactttccggggcggttgatttggtttcgggtgaggttcggagtgaattgggacacttagttccaaagttggaagcttaagttgaaagagttgaccggagtttacTTTTATTTAGACGACTCCataataaagttttgatggtCCATATAGCTTCGtgcggtgattttggacttagacgtaagtccggatattgatttggaggtccatatgtcattttggcttgaattggtgaaagttgaaaagttgaaggttttgaAGATTGAGAattttgaccgagagttgactttattgatattgggtccAAATTTcagttccagaagttggaataggtctattgtataatttgtgacttgtgtgcaaaatttgaggtcatttggagttggtttggtatgtttcgatattagttttagaagttggaagtttattaggcttgaatcgatatgtgattcataattttggcattgtttgatgtgatttgaggcttcgagcaagttcgtatcatattttaggacttgttggtatgttcggacggggtccctggcaccccgggtgtgtttcggattgaaTTCAGACCATTTGTTCATGTTTTGAGAATGCTGGTTTTCTGAGTTTCTAGTTTCCTTCATCACGTTTGCGAAGGTTATGCAGCGATCACGTAGAGTAATTAGGGACTGATGGATTTTTACTCTTTGTGTTCGCGAAGTTAGGGATGCGATAGCGATGGTTTAGGAGCTTGTTCATCAAGAACACGTGCAGgggatcgcgttcgcgtaaaagGAAGGAGAGGTTGTGTGGGAGACACACATTATCTTTGAAGGTACAAGACTTTCAGTGTTTCAatttgcattcttcgcattcgaacactgtggggggggggggggggatgatatgaggatacgacatcAATAACTTCCACGTCGATCGAGGAAGGAAAATCATGAAACATAAATGTGTCATCGGGTAGAAACAAGTAGTaaaagatagccacaagtaatggcaatttctttttagcatagcaaatgcttgtgtacttttgaaaattgaaggaattaaatgaaatgaaattcttttgtttttatcttgtttctggTTTGAACGATGAACTAACCTTTTCAtttaaaagttaaacaagtacttcaaatgctagtactGTAATGAATAAGAGACGTCCtattcaagagcaccgtaaacataagagggccctctcttatgaaaaccctcacgttaaagggttggtttcggATTAATTTATATCCGGAATCAAAATACCTTCGGGGAAAATGCACCCGAAGACGTACATGAAAGGACGCAAAAGgtaacttgcgcaaatacttatagaaaccctcacgtaaaagggataatactcggaaccaaaatgcttcgaggaaaaagcatccgagactacacatagCAAAGTGCGAACAGAAAAACATGCGCAAAATTCTTAAGCAAATGCAaaggttaaagacttgcatggatattcaaatgaaaataagactcaaacaatacttgagcaaaaatatgtctttatttaaaAAGAACGTGCCAAAACGGCAAAAGTACAAGaatgggaaaaagaaaagaaaagctaaactgcattatctccggaaccaggaggaagagaagtgttaGCGCCCCCGGGAGAAATAGGTGGATCCACCGATGGCTCGACATTTTCCCCAGTTTGGTCTTCAACATCGTCACCTTCCGATTCCTCTTCAGTTCCCAAAAACTCGACACCAGAACCAGAAGAACCAGGAGCGTCAGACTGCTCCGGGAGTTCATTTTTAGCAGCCAACCCAAGCTCTTGGGCCTTAGAAATTTCGGCATCAAAAATAATAATACcaactttggcctcttccaaggttctTCTCCTCATACGATACATAGCATACGTTTTTTCAATAATGAAGGAAGCCGCTcgacgcttaagttcttctttgaatTAGGCTAACTCGGCAGAAAGTCTTTCTCGGGCGGACCTAATAGATCTGAGGCTAACATCAATGTCGCAGACAGTTCAACTATAAAGCCTATTGTGCTTGATAGTTTTCTTGTACTTCTCTTCCAACTGGGCATGTTTCGCCCCCACATCAGCAAGTTCTTCaatttggagttcaaggctgcttctAAGTCAGTCACTTTTTCAGCAGTGGCAGCCTCGCGCTCGGTTGCATCAAGAATGGCATcatggacttcagcccatttggccttggattcatcaaatctaacccctCAGCAgaccaatttcttggctaagggttatgACCTCTTGTTCGCTTTGCTGCAAATGAGCCTCCAACGCAATAGCCTCAGTAGCcttggcctacaaaacaagaaagATGAAACTCAGAATACGTTCATATAAAAATAGAACAAGGAAGGGGTTTTTTGTTTGAAGAGGGTTATAAGAAAGATGAAGAACAAAGATGCAAATCAAATGCTTGCAAAATTGTAAAGTATAAGGGAAAAGGATGATACGTATAAGTAAGATTTTGGCGACTAAATTTATGGCCATGGTTACCTCGTTAATCGGCAAACGttgtgctgaatcgtgggatgacgcgtgttcggggtattaaatgcggggagacgtgcatctaatcaaccgtcagaagcctaCAGAGGGAATTATAGAAGTTAccgccaaaagagtgtttctaccagcttcccggtaacacaaagttacaTCAccagaaagcagggggactatctatatagggaaaaatatgatatgatatgtGGTCACCTAAAGGAAGGACACGTGAAACCCATGACGAGAAAGGCCAAAGACCGAACACAGatattccgcttgtcaccgaaAGGAATAACGTTCGTAGAAATGTGTTAAATGCCTTGCGCctggtagcatttaataaggaatattcgGCAGCATTAAGAGCAATGGCCCGTTAgagggaatttggcatttatttcCACCATTACATCtttatcaatgaccctcataattgacattaaaggagggcacgatcctatgACCTCATTCCCtagacacaactataaatagtgatctTAGTTATCATGCAAAGGACAAGAATTTTCTGGAAAGCttactgtttacccttaaaatggtacaattgaatttatatgtagtttttagacaagtgaactaatttgatcctgaaaataataaaataagtaaagaattaagcaatacttagccttaaaatgtagataAAACATCAGAGATAACagttccgggaacaaggtttTCAGACACAGCGATGATgaaatcaaaaagcaagaaagtaaaattgtattaTGTGTTGTATAGAATGTGATgtaagtttgctagaaaatttgtgtcctttacaatgataactaagctcactatttatagttgtgtccagggaaggaggtcctaggatcatgccctcctttaatgtcaattatgagagtcattgatgaagatgtaacggtggacataaatgccaaattccctaTAATGGGCCGTTGCTCTTAATGCTacagaatattccttattaaatgctactGGGCGCAAGGCATTTAACACCTTTCTACGAACGTTATCTCTTTCGGTGACAAGCGAAATATCTGTGTTTGGTCTTTGGCCTTCCTTGTCATGGGTTCCACGTTTACTTTCTTTAGGTGACTacatatcatatcatatttttccctatacagatagtccccctactttccggtgacgtaactttgtgttaccggaaagcTGGTAGAAATACCCTTTTGGGGGGAATTTCTATAATTCCCTTTGTATGCTTCTGAAGGTtaattagacgcacgtctctctgcatttaataccccgaacacgcgtcatctcACGATTCAGCACAAATTTTGCCGATTaacgaggtaatcatggccatgaatttagctgccaaaactttacttatacgcatcatccTTTTCCCTTATACTTCATAATTTTCCAAGCTTTTGATTTTCATCTTCGTTCTTCATCTTTACTATAACCCTCTTCAAATAAAAAAACCCTTTCCTTATTCTATTCAATGGCTTGTTCTTCAAAGCGCGccagttcttcaaagaacaagaacaaagccgAAGACTCGGCTCCTGCAACAGTGGGTTTCATCATCCCCAGAAGTCTTAACACCACAAAAGACTTTGAAGAAAAACtccctactgctaaccctcgtacatgggctgtcAGTAGGTaaccttcttccattcgtccttccagtattcctaatATGAAGGAAGATTGTCGCTGCCATAGGTTAGatattattgctcctgatctCTCGGagtgagtgacccttcccaaggagggCTTTACATATTTTTACATGTATCCCTTTTCTTTGAGTGTGTTTTCATTGAGTGGAGAGCTAGATTACGTGATTGCAGAGTTTTGCCTCTGCTACCAAAtatgtttggcacaagtaagtccttctgtgtggaggacgaTTGCCTACCTTCGACGCTTGTGCCAGGAGACTGGAGAAGAGCTAACCTAAGCTCATATGACGAATCTCTACTCTCCCAAGATTTTTCGtaggggaatgataaacctctacAAACGTGGCTACCATGCTTTGTTAACCGAcatggatgatgataacgaccgtgggtggacagaacggttcgttgcagttgccaccGATAAAGTCATTCTGACAACGGCTATATACTTTCCAGTctcttggaaccgcactcgtaaaatttttaattaatatttCCTTTTACTAAACATCCCTTTGTGGCCTATTAACTCTTT from Nicotiana tomentosiformis chromosome 11, ASM39032v3, whole genome shotgun sequence encodes:
- the LOC117276381 gene encoding uncharacterized protein; this encodes MATPPNLEEGQSTTRPPRFNRNYYEWGETRMHDYIITKNSKLWDVICDGPFVLLKTVGEGTRTVPQTTKENNNADWKFNEKNFEAKKILVCGIGPDKYNHVSTCESAKKIWEVLQTAHEGTTLVNQSKIDMLTTEYELFKFKVDESIQEMHSHFTSIINDLHSLREITQTNKLVRKILSVLPGSCESKVNAITEAKDM